CTGAAGACGACGGCTATGTGAGCTTTGGTAAAGACTTAAAGGGCAAACAGAGAGTTATTGTGACTCCAGAGATAGGTGAGTCCAAAGAGTATTTGATTCCAAAAGGCAAGCATATTGCTGTAAGAGAAGGCGAATTTGTAAGAGCTGGTGAGGCTCTTATGGATGGACCAATTAACCCGCACGACATATTAAAGGTGCGTGGGGATGCGGCATTGGCAGCATATCTTGTTAACGAAGTTCAAGAGGTTTACCGACTTCAGGGTGTGTCAATTAACGACAAACATATCGAGATAATCGTTCGGCAAATGCTCCGCCGCGTGAAAATTCTTGATGCGGGCGACACAAGGTTCTTAGTGGGTGAGCAGGTTGAACGGTACGAGTTTGAGCAAGAGAACATTAAAGTGAAAAGAGAGGGAGGCGAAGAGGCTAAAGCTGACCCCCTCCTTCTTGGTATCACCAAGGCGTCTCTTAGCACTGACAGCTGGATTTCAGCGGCCTCGTTCCAGGAAACCACAAAAGTGCTTACAGAAGCTGCTATTCAGTCGCGAACTGACGGACTTAAGGGGCTTAAAGAAAGTATTATTATGGGAAGGCTTGTTCCTGCGGGTACGGGGCTTCCGGCCTACAAGAAGTGGCCAGTTATTGTTGCCGACGGGGAGGACTACCCTCTTCCGATGGCTAAAAGAAATGAAGGATTACCTATTCATCACGGCTAACCCGTTCTTGACGGGAGCCCAATGAGGGTTTAGATTTTCGGACTTTATTGAAGGCAGAGGAGAGATATGCCAACTATTAACCAGTTGATTCGAAGCGAGCGCAAAGTTCAGAAGAATCGGACAAAATCACCGGCTCTGACAAGATGTCCTCAAAGGCGCGGTGTTTGCACTCGCGTTTATACGACGACACCAAAGAAGCCAAACTCCGCTTTGAGAAAAGTTGCGAGGGTGCGATTGTCAAATGGGTACGAGGTGACTTCTTACATTCCTGGTATCGGACATAACCTTCAGGAGCACAGTGTGGTCTTGATACGTGGAGGAAGGGTCAAAGATCTTCCCGGAGTTCGGTATCACATTGTTCGGGGTGTATTAGATACCCAAGGTGTCAATAATAGGATGAATAGCCGCTCCAAGTACGGAACAAAAAAACCGAAGAAATAGTATTAGCGTTTAGGTTTGTTGAGATAGGAAAGAAAGAATATGTCGAGAAGAAAAGGTAATTACAAAAGAGAAGTGATTGCAGACCCGCTTTATGACGATGTTGTAATGGCTAAGTTCATCAACACAGTCATGATAGATGGCAAGAAGAGTCTAGCTCAGACGATTCTTTATTCGGCTCTTGATGAGCTTAAAAACAAGGTGCCGGGTGAGCCGCCGATGACGGTGTTTAAAAAGGCTGTGGAAAATGTGAAGCCAGCGCTTGAGGTTCGATCCAGGCGAGTTGGCGG
This portion of the Bdellovibrionales bacterium CG10_big_fil_rev_8_21_14_0_10_45_34 genome encodes:
- a CDS encoding 30S ribosomal protein S12, which codes for MPTINQLIRSERKVQKNRTKSPALTRCPQRRGVCTRVYTTTPKKPNSALRKVARVRLSNGYEVTSYIPGIGHNLQEHSVVLIRGGRVKDLPGVRYHIVRGVLDTQGVNNRMNSRSKYGTKKPKK
- a CDS encoding 30S ribosomal protein S7, whose amino-acid sequence is MSRRKGNYKREVIADPLYDDVVMAKFINTVMIDGKKSLAQTILYSALDELKNKVPGEPPMTVFKKAVENVKPALEVRSRRVGGATYQVPVDVRPSRRLTLAMRWLVLNARARGEKTMALRLASELADAYNSRGNSIKKREDVHKMAESNKAFAHYMW